GCCGGCTCTGATTCAGGGGCTGGCGCTGGTATCTTATATGCTACAGGCGTGTTCTTTTTGACTGCTGTTTCCTCTGCGGCTACGACTTGCCCTCGAGCAGCCTTCGCCTGGGCATTCGGCACATAGTCGTGGGTATAACCTTTAGAAGGGATCATTTCCAGGGGTGTAAGGGGTGTGGCCTTTCGGCTTGTGCTCAGTGGCTGGACGAGGTTTGCCCGAGTGAGGAATCTGGCATAGTAGCTGTTCTTGGGGATGTTCGGATCGCTCCACACGAAGCTAAAGGGGGTATTGTTGGCATAGAACGCCGGGAGGTCCCCCAAATAGCCTAGATTTCCGCTGCGATCCTTGTAGCTCTTCTGATGCGACACAATATGAGAGACATACGTTTGGCTGCGAAAATCCCCAATGCGCTGGCGGCAGTTCTCGAAGAGATGGCCCCGTCCGGCGCAGAAGCTGCACTGCTTCGAGTTCCACTGGACATTGCTCTGCAGTGCCACATTTGAGCGGATCTAATGGAAGAGAAGGAATGCTTTAATCGAGGGATCGTTTAGTTGGGTTTCTCCGCTTACCGTTGAATGATAGCGACGCCACTTGTCCGGGCAAAGGTCCACACCATGGCCCCGCATCCTGCACAGCTGGCAGATGAGTCGACTGTGGAATGAGCACTTGTTGCACTGCTGCACATAGGTGGCCTGTTTGGCGCCGCACTGTAAAGAAAGCCAAGGAAACTCGATTGAATTTGTGATCTTAACGCACAAGTGATTTCCGTGTCTTACACCCAAACAGATGGCATTGGGGCAGCGTGGTTCGGCATGCCCCGCCTGGCCGCACATGTGACAGACGAGCGGCTTGCGTGGACGCGGGCACTTGGATCTCATGTGACCCATCTCGGCGCAGTTGGTGCATTTGGCGCGTGAGCGAGGACGAACGACCGGATATCGGTCCTCATTAAGGATTCTCCACTGCAGGCGCGCTTTAATGAAAGAAATATGAGGTCTGACTGTTCTTTAGTGTTTGTGTCCTCACCAAATGCTTACCATTCATGGATCTTTGGATTTTCTGGACATTGAAGTTCTCGCCGTGCCAGCTGTCGTTGTAGAAGCAGCACATCTCCTCATTCCAGCCAACAAGTTGCCCTCCCGTAAGCGGAGGCTCGTCTGTCAGCTTTGCGAGATTGTGTTCCACTTTGATCGATGGCTCTGCTTCaatctgctcctcctcctcctctggaAGATAGTCCTCCGTTGGCATTGTAGTGTCTGCGGCATATTGGAAAGGCTCCTCGTTATCCGAAAGACCAATGTCAGCGGAAACTTCCGCTTCAGGTGACTTGCATGTGTGGTCGGCATCAATGCGCTCGAAGATCGCCAATAGGCGATCGGAGACGGCATTGTTGAACTCTGCCTCATTTTCGGAGTCTGCATCGGTGCCAATTGAAAGAATTTCCATCCGATCATCGCGTTGTGCTTCGCGGAGCTTTTGTacctcttgttgttgctgtcccctttcctttccctgctcctgctgcagaaGACGCTCTGCAATGGCCCGAGCACTGGGCAGATCATCCTCCGAACCCGAATTGGAGCTAGACTCGTGTATTGCCTTAAGATTTGCAATCCGTGGATATGCCGCTCCCCTTTGAATATCCTCTGAGTTACGGCGAGCGCTGATGCGGCGAATCTTGCGCTTGCAACGCTCCACTGCCATGCCACGGGCAAGGCCCGGCACTCCTGTGGGCTGCACGTCATCCTCGCTGTCGGTgtcgtcctcgtcatcgtcgttGTTGGGCTCGGACTGGCTTTGGTTTGTGCTTGACGAGCGACGCTTGCGCAGGCGCTTCATCTTGTTCACGTTCGGATCCACGACCTCCTCGATATCGGAGCTGTCCGAGGGCGACTCCACGCTGCGTATGATAGTGGGCGTGGCCTTTGCCTTGGCCTTGGAGTAGATGCCGCTCTCGGTGAGATCTGATTCGCTTTCGTAGACATCCAGGGCCCGGAACTGTTGGTGATCATCGACGCGATAATTCAACTTGATTTCCTCCAGCCGCGAGGGCGGCACAAACTCGTACTCGGAGGAGGTTTCGGCCGCTTGGTCAGCCCCTACAGGTGCATCTACGTTTTCGTCTACTTCAACCTctggcttctgctgctccatatccatatcctgCTGGCCGGCAGCCTCTCTGATGGCATTCTCCGTCAGCACCAGGAGATCCTCGTCTGTGGCTCGCGCCCTGTCCTCCAGCAGGCGACTCGTGTCCTTCTGGACAATGAAATCATCGCTGGACAAGACCGAATTGCACGGCGAGTGCAGTGGGGGCGTTAAAGGGGCTGCTCCTGCCTCCGGCTGGGTAATGCACGAGATACTCATTTCCACATCGGCAGCGTCCATGGCATTCTCCTCGTGATATTGATCCGCTGGACTGTTCTGCTCCGTGTCGCTGGTGTCCAGATCGATCACCGGTAcaggtggcagtggcacgaGTAtcacatcatcatcgtcatcatcattggAAGTTTCGCCCAAATCAACAAATTCCACGGGTTCTGATGGCTTGCGCTGTTTCTTGTTGGCCAGCGCCTGTTTggacttttgctttttggctgCGAGGCGTTCCATTTGCACCAGCTTGCGATTGGCCTTGGTGAAGGGTCCCGGTTCGGGTTTAACCTGCTGTTTTCCCTTTGGCTTTTTGGGCGTCCAGTTCGAAGGTATGGCAACTAGTAGTTTCTGGTCAAAGCGCTCGGGTTCATCATCGGCGTGTTGTGGCCGGGGTTGACTTTTTGGTTTCTGTGCTGGTTGGGGCTTCTGTGCTGATTGTggcttctgttctgttttcaATTGTGGCTTTGGAGAGCTCTTCCACTTGTTATTcctctgttctgcttttggctgtggctttggtGAAGGATTCTCCTTTTCCTTCCGTTCTGGCTTCGGTAGTTGCTTCGAGGAAAGCTTCGCCTTGTCCCTTTGCTgattttgttgcttctgctgggGGGTTTTTGGGGAGTTTaatgtttcctttttgttttgtagtGATTGATGCTGACCACTTGGCTTTTCTGCCTCCTTAGGCGTTGACGACGAGGTGACATCAGTAGCTTGAAATATAAAAGTGACGTTTACTTAGAATGagtcaaaatcaaaataaacccacttttaatttattgtcAGAGTAACAAGAATTTCAATACCAAAAAGGGTtaagcaaatatttcaaatactGATTGCCCAGATCCAGTGAATCCACATCGCCCAAACAATAGCCGTGTGCATTGAGCTCTTCCAGCTGGCCCTCGTTTATGTGGTAGAGGATGAACGGATCCTCATGCAGATCGGATCTGTTCGGCCACAGTAGGACCTTGACCGAGGTGCGAAACATGTTGATCGCCTCTTTGATCATCCTTTGTGCCTCGCACATGTTCTTGACCGCCACATGGCTCGCATTGGCCGAGAGTGTCTGCATCACAAGGGCGTGCTCCAGCTGCCGCACCAGGCGTATCAACACGAATCGTCGGTAGCGTTCCTCGTAGTGGAGGAGCGGCTTGTTGAACTCGCGCAAGTTACGACGCAGCAGGGCCGTAAAGACAACGACGTCCACGACTGAGACCAGCACATAGGTCGCGGCCGTCATCAAGATGCCCGTGAGAATGTACTCGTGGGGGAACTGGCTCAGCTCCTTCTGCCAGAAGAGTAGATCGCAGCCATATTGCCGGAAATGGTAGTCCAGCCACACTACTAAGCAGAGCAGATTGAGCGTGGCCAGTACCAGGGTGACGGGGTTCAACAGGCCCAACCACTCAAAGAGGATACGCAGAGTTGTGCTCCCCAGAGCCAGCAACGAACGCAGATACTTCATGGCCGAAAGCAGAGAATTCGTAAGTGGAATTTCGAAGGCAATCCAAAGTTGGGGGATATATTTTCGAACCGGACGGGACTCTATTTCTATGGCCATCTTGATGAAAAACATTCAGTAGTTACTCACCTGTGGATACATTTTGAGTTTCTATGCTGCCTGCACCGTCCTTTTCCTCCGCCCAGTAGCGTGGCTTTGCGACTGCATTGTTGATTACACGTTTGTTGCTGACAATGCGCTGGGCCTGaggctgtttctgctgctgttgtggcggGGGCGGCATGTATTGGGCATCCACGGCTCGCTGCTGATCGGCCACAGAAGGTGAGATTTCACCAGCACCAGTTTCGCCAGATCCATGATCGCTGTAATGGATGGATGCGTAGAGAATGGACTCCAGCTCATTCAATCGCTCGCTGTCCATGTCCTCAAGCTACAATGGGTTGtagggaatatatatattaacgATGTTATTTTCCAACAAATTGATACATACATCGCTCATCGTGCgtctttgttttctttttctgttttttacAATTCTTGCGCATTGATAATAAGAAGAGAGAAGAGCACGTTTGTGATTGTATCGGAGGTaccgataaaatataccgtccgaccctcaaaaatataccgaaatatattgtctcatttttaaaatataccaatTAAAAAAACCAATTAACAGTTTAACCCAGTTAACCATCTTCAAACCGGTGACCAGCCTGAGCTAAATcgcgaaaaaaaataatcctttcacctgaactgcgttAAAATTCTTCAATTTTCATAATTCTCGTGAAGTTTGTTCTCTGTCCATGATCGGAAATCATATTGTATTCCTCGTtttaatattactagctaaCTTGGACCCTCAGCCCTAAAAACATAGTTCTACCCGGTTGATGAATCAGCTTTCTAAAAGATTTTCAAATTTTAGGACACCTTTTTATTGGATTGTATGAAATTTGCTGTCTTTTTGATCAGTATacttacggtatatttctgagggtcagaccgtatactttatcgataagtccacGGTCACACTGAATACAACACTAGCTGCCGGCCACGTACGATTTGCGTCGATTTTAACAAATAAAGATTTAAATAACAAAGTAAATTGAAGTAACCAGAGAGTAAGGGTTGGCTGTCAAACTAAAGCACATTTTGATTATTGCAGCATGGACACCGTCTCGTTTGAAAACATGAAGCGCTACGTTTCGCCCATCAATCCAGCGGTATTTCCCCACCTCGCGACCGTGCTTCTCACCATCGGAACATTCTTCACGGCCTGGTTCTTCATCTTTGTCGTATCCCGGAAGACCACCAAGGAAAAGACTCTGATTAAGGAACTGCTGATTAGCTTGTGTGCCTCGATATTTCTCGGCTTTGGCATTGTGTTCCTTCTACTCACCGTCGGTATTTACGTATGAAAATAAGGCAATAACCATTCCATTATAGAAATAAACTAGAAGACCTGTCGTGGGCGTGAACGTACGTGTGGCCTTTTATTGTAATTTCAAAGATTTAATTTGCGCTTGAAACAATATCGAATATATTATGTTAACATATCAATCATGTGTATTGATGCACCCCAGAGTTGCAATCAATCGAAAAATTATAATAACTGCGGcttattgaaaaaaaaagaagctatTATTGACGTCGTATCCGGAAACTAGCCGGCGAGTCCAGCCTTTTGTCTACACTTTTGCATTGTGGCTCGCAAAATGAACTGTTTGCGCGAGAGTGTGCGGACGTGTTTGAGGAAGGTCTCCAGATCGATGACCCCGCCGCGCAAACCCTCGCCCAGATAATAAATGGCATCCTCTGTGGCAGCCTCGTCGGCATAGGCATTGAGTAATCTGAAATAGAGCacaaacaaattacaaacaagGATAACTTGGAATGCAACTAGATTGGACTCACTGTCTGTAAAGTGGTGCCGTTGTGGTCACGGCCTCGTCCGGATCAATGGCTTCTGCATTCTCGAGCGTCTCCAGACTCTTCTCCAACTCCTGCTCCTTGTCGCGTAATACGTTAATGTTCTTCTGCAGGTCCACCTGCTCGCGCTCGAGGCGCGATATGATGGAATCAATCTTCGTGCTGCCCTCGACCAATTCCTGTTTGGTGCGATTCAGCGTTTCGATTTCGGCTTGATACTGATTAACCTTCTCCTGTATGCGACGACGAAGCTTATCCTCGACAGCGCTGATGAGTGAAGCCTTGATGTGCTCCTCGGTAATGGTGCCCGTAGAGTTGGGAATCGCCGATGGGTTCTAAAAAAGTCACACAATCATTGAAACTGAaatacattttccatttcaaataAGATTCTTACGTAGCCCCCAGCAGGTGGGTAACTGCCAGGCTGTTGTGGGAAATTCATGTAGGGCGGATAGCCGGCGGCATTGCCCCCCGATCCGCCTGGTGGATAGGGTCCGAAATTAGCACCTGTCGGATAGGGCGGAAAGTTGCCACCGCTCGCACCACTGGCTGTAGGATAAGGCAGAAAGGAGTTGCTGGCCCCAGCACCTCCCGATTGTTGCATGTAAGCTAGATGGCAGAACGGAATCCAATTAGATGTGAGATTTTCGGTATAACTTAAACACCCACTCACCATTTGGTGGATATGGCATAGCCATTTGCTGTTCCTTGGGATTCGAGTACACTGGCGGATGGTCGCCGAATGTCACAATCATGACCTGTATAAGGGATAGCAGATCCGAAGAGTTCGGCTGCCAGTCGTGCAAGTACGGCAGATATACTTTTCCATTGTGATCCACATACATGGACACCTTTATGTGCATGTTAGGTGTGGGCTTCACAAAGCACATAGGCGCGTTCTGCGGATGAGTGTCCATCAGCCATATACATATGGGAATGTAGTAGGTGTTATCTAttgaatatacaaatataatttccATCATAATCAGAGCCTCGAATTGGACTAAGTGCAAAAATTACTTTTGTAGACAACCGGTATGGTGCCCTGCAGGGTAAACAGATCTTTATAGCTTCCATCATTGAACACTGGCGAAGGGTAGACGGGGAAAATTGTTAATTGGATGCTGCTATCAGGCGGTATAGACTTACCAAACTTTTGCAGGTCGTAGGTCAGACTTCGGTACGTTGTGACAACATCTATCACATCTTTCTTAGTGACGTCGACATATTTATACTgcaagcaaaaaaaaggacaCACGTCGTTAATTGCGTTGCATGCGAAATTAGACAAACAAGTTTCCCGAGAGTCACAAAGTGGGGAGATGCCCCTCGACAATGACTCATCTGCGTGACATACCTTGGATAGAAATTTGATTATTTTCGCTTCCTCGACAGCAGGCATTATTCTAAAATGAGATTGTGAGACAAATTGCCCGCTACACCTGGCCCAAAGTTGAGAATTTATACGAAATTTGctgaacaaaaacaaaagtgcaGAACTGAGTACTTTTTGATGTATTGAAGTATCGAGTACTAATCGGTTTCTGACAGTTCAGTATATCGATGGTCACATCACACCACTAACCCATACAGGATACTATTACTGGATTGTTGGGCCACTTAAGCCCCCATTATTAAAACAGGAGAACAACTTCAGTTAAACAgacaatacaaataatttatCTTCACTTAAAAAAAGACCACGATATTTTTCACCAGAGCTGCGCTAGAATTCTTAATTGTTCATAATTTTcgttgattttattttaatactcGCTGGTCGACAATGGGCTAATCGTTCTCTGCCCATGGGCtcttggtctctgtaagaaaactaaaaaaaggaaaatttaGTTGAGATAGCTTTAAAAGCTAGCCTTGGATAACAAACAATTCCTCAACTATAAAATATCCTTTCTTCATTCCGTTCCAATGTTACGGGACGAtgctatcgatactatcgactagATAATCGCTGGAATTGCGCctgtttgaaagtgaatgagtgaCAAGGATATGGATGGGATCCAgtgaaataaacaaaaattcaaaaaccTGTATATGgatgtttttatacccgaggTTCTTTACTATACATTAAACAATGCAATTTAATAGATTGGTGACATTTATGAAATATACATTCAACCACTAACCAACCATACAGTATAgtgtatatactatatatatatatagtgtatatactgtatggttagtgattcAACTCAACACATCGATATATGTTATGGTTAGTGGTCGCACACTTGCAGACAAGACCAATCGATGTGTGGAACTATCGGCAAAAGCCGTTGCACTTAAAATGATTTACGAATCTAGAATTTATAATTATGTTTATTTCTGCAATAAAATCTACAATTATATTATGTCAAGTGATATGTTAATTTTGATTCTTTGTGTTGGTGCTGGTCTTGATGGTCTGTGCATGAGATGGGCAGTTACGATTTCTTGCACATTTTGTgacttctgtttctgttgttatCGCGTCTGAAATCAAACAGATGAAAACGAGGAGTTATGAAtcgtaataaataaataaaaaagtacTCGGCATAGCATAGAAGAGGCTCAATTCTTGGTgtcttatacatatatagcttTATTTGAATACTTTCTCTCACTTCTCTCTGTTCGTTCATCTCTCATATAGGCTTATATTGTTGTATTGCGTGTGTGGTTCgttgtgtggtgtggtgtggtgtgttgtgttgtgggagtggggggatttcgtatgtttgtgtgtgtacttAACCAATTGTTCAGTTAACTAGGCATTACTATAGGTATTGTTCATGTTGTTACTCGTTAAATATactttatataaatatgtatttttcgtTTATTAGTTTAAGTTTATAAAAgttatccctctctctcaacTTCGCTCCACTGATCATCCGATTCCATTCCACTTTTTATTCAGCCATTGCGTGTCATTGCACTTTCTTTCGTTTATTTAATGTCCGTCTCTGTTTAATGTAGTTTCTCTGCAGCATCTGGTTAGTTGAATTCTTCGATAAATTGTGGATTacacatatataaaaaataactCTTATGGTAGGTATTCTTGCACGCATTCGTTCTCTTTCTATTCTGCGGTTCTAGTTCTACGGGACATACACACTTAATCTATGGGGGGAAAACCATTGTATAGTTCTCCCGGTTCtcattctgattctgattccttataatttttcgtttcgtttatagtagaatacaaaaaaaaaaaaatatataaatgatTTTGCTATAGCAAAACCTACACGtatcgtatatatatgtatatatgtagatatatcaTAATCATAGTGTTTTACTCGTAGTTTTTTGTGCTATTTTGCATTACTTTTTATTATTGCTTCAATGGCGCTGCATTTCTTCGTTCGTTCTTTCTTCCTTTCGTTTTTGTAGGGTGCATTGTATGATAAATCGttaaaaacaacaattaaaatgtGGGAAAGGAAGGGATCCGGAGCAAAGTATAATTTAAAGTCATGAAGGGGCTTTTCACATTGTTCTTATGTtcgttttctctttttgctttccttttttggCACATTGCTGCATTTCGTTTGTTTGCCATGGTACTACTACAACAAGTGTTTGATCTTCACGTAAATCTTCATAAAtaattgtacatacatatgtaagtcgTATGCGATAAGAAATTGCTGTACAACAACAAGTGAAGCGCGTgggcgtgtgtgtctgtctggaTCGTGGCTCGTAAATATAATAGATATAGGATTCGTGAATTGAatcaatttttattgcataGCGAGCGAAGGATGTGATTTGGGTGGAtttcggatttggatttgggtgttggtgttggtgtagGGGTATGTGCGGGGTGTCGAAAACTATAATATGTGCAGGAAGTCTGGGTTTCCGGGGTTCTCTTCGGGGTTTTGTTATTTAAGTATTTCCAttattaaaatgaaaaaaataaatttgatcTAAAATGTCAGTCTATTGCGCAAAATCTACTTGTTACGTGATTTCTACCCGATTTTCGCTTAGTTTTTACTTTTGCTCTTGCTTCTTTCttcgtttgttttgtatttcatATACTCGTAAAAAAATTCCCTAATATATATGCATTATGTGTATCGTATCGTTCTTTCAACCCAATCGTCGGGATGATTGCGTTGCGAGgcgatccaatccgatccgTGCTGACATTAGATGTTAGCCCGAGGCTCGATGAGAGACTCACAATGCGACCCGACGCGTGACGTTCGTGACGCTCGTGGCGAGCTGCCGAGGATCGGTGTCCCGCGGCAACGGGCGTCATACTGCTATTGCTACTAATGCCTACTCAATGGCTAGGTCTACATCTACTTAGTGGGTAGGTGGGACTGGGGATGGGGGGTGGGCACTTAACCTAGCTTCGTGTATGCGTATGCGCAAATCACGCCCACCACAACACCAGCCGCAATATATGTGAGTAATGACCTTCCTTTTTTTGACGCCTTCTGGTTGTCCTCGCTCTCCCGCAGCTTCCTTTTCATGTTGTTGATTTGCTTCTGCAGATGGGCCTGCTGTTCGGTG
The sequence above is a segment of the Drosophila pseudoobscura strain MV-25-SWS-2005 chromosome X, UCI_Dpse_MV25, whole genome shotgun sequence genome. Coding sequences within it:
- the kud gene encoding transmembrane protein 258, with amino-acid sequence MDTVSFENMKRYVSPINPAVFPHLATVLLTIGTFFTAWFFIFVVSRKTTKEKTLIKELLISLCASIFLGFGIVFLLLTVGIYV
- the TSG101 gene encoding tumor susceptibility gene 101 protein — protein: MPAVEEAKIIKFLSKYKYVDVTKKDVIDVVTTYRSLTYDLQKFVFNDGSYKDLFTLQGTIPVVYKNNTYYIPICIWLMDTHPQNAPMCFVKPTPNMHIKVSMYVDHNGKVYLPYLHDWQPNSSDLLSLIQVMIVTFGDHPPVYSNPKEQQMAMPYPPNAYMQQSGGAGASNSFLPYPTASGASGGNFPPYPTGANFGPYPPGGSGGNAAGYPPYMNFPQQPGSYPPAGGYNPSAIPNSTGTITEEHIKASLISAVEDKLRRRIQEKVNQYQAEIETLNRTKQELVEGSTKIDSIISRLEREQVDLQKNINVLRDKEQELEKSLETLENAEAIDPDEAVTTTAPLYRQLLNAYADEAATEDAIYYLGEGLRGGVIDLETFLKHVRTLSRKQFILRATMQKCRQKAGLAG